Genomic segment of Shewanella sp. OMA3-2:
AAGCTTTGGCACTGGTTCTAACGGCCAAAGCCAAGAATGGATCCCCGATAAAAGCACTCGGGGATGCACGCTAACGTCATCCTGGTAATGCTTCTGGGCGGGATCTAAAGCTTTGGCACTGGTTCTAACGGCTAAAGCCAAGAATGGATCCCCGATAAAAGCACTCGGGGATGACGGCAAAATAAGTATCAACAGACTCGGTTTTTTTATTTGCAGCCAACAAGGTTATTTAACGTTTTATGAAACATTCTTTACTAGGAAATAGTTTTTTTATTGTTGCACTTTGTTTGCTTATTATTTGGATACCCATCCCGCTGGCCAGTAATCGCATTTGGGCCTGGTCTATTTTTGAGTTTTACATAATTAGTTTGTCGATTGTGCACTTAGCTTTTTGTGTTGTGCGTAAGCAGCCTTTATTTACCCAGTCATGGCAGAAATATGCCTTGCTGCCGATAGGCCTATTGTTGCTGTTTACCTTTTTACAATGGACAGGTTTTGTCACGGGTATTGATACGGTTGATGGCTTTCAGACTTTTCAGCAGTTGATTAAAACTCTGTGCTTTGGCTTGTTTGTGTACCTGTTAGCTGTGCATTGTCAGTCAGCAAAACTGCTACGTTGGGTGTGTATTGCGATTATTGTGTCTGGCTGTATTCAAGCGTTTTACGGCAGTGTATTGAATTTACTGGACTTACCAAAGTCGCCAATATTTGGTATTAGTGATGGCGACAGAGCGAGAGGATCATTTGTATATCAAAACCATTTTGCTAACTTTTTAGCCCTGTCGATTAGCATTGCATTTGGCTGGTTAATATCTGAGTTAGCCACAACCCGTTCAAGCCAGTTTGATTTTAGGGCTTTTATGTTAGGTGTGTTTGAAACCCTAATAAGCAGTAAAATTATTTTGCGTCTGGCGATTGTGATTATGATTATTGGTTTGATTTTAAGCCGTTCACGCATGGGTAACGCCGGATTTTTTACTGCGTTAATTACCGTAGCCTTACTGGCATTAATCATTTATCGTAATCCGCCCAAAATGTTAAAGCCGTTGGTGATCAGTATTTTTATTTTAGATCTGATTATTGTTGGATCTATTTTTGGGGTAGAAAAGGTTAAGCAGCGCATTGAAGATACCTCGTTTGCGGCAGAAACCCGCGATGATGTGGTGCGTGACAGTATTCCAATTATTGAACAACACTGGTTAACTGGTAACGGCGCTGGCAGTTTTTATACTGTTTTTCCCCAATATCAAACCGTGCCTTATTCTGGTTTTTATGACCATGCCCATAATGATTATGTTCAATTTGCGGTAGAATATGGGGTTGTCATCACAGCGTCACTTGGGTTGTGGATAATATATTGTTTGTGGCTAGCCTGCCGAACCATGTATTTACGCAATAATAAGCTTTACAAAGGGATTGCATTTGGCTGTGCAATGGCAATTGTGCATATGATGATTCATTGTACGGTTGACTTTAATTTACAGTCTCCGGCGAATACCTTGCTGTTTTTAACCATATTAACCCTGTGCTGGTTGGTGCGTTATTTACCCACAGAGCGGCCATCTGACTTGTCATCTAAGCTGCAATAAAAATTACCCTTAAGTTATTGTTCTAGGTTCTAGCTTTTAGGTTGTGAGATTAAGGGCTTTGGCTAAGTTGACTCATGTAAGTGATTATAAATTATCAATTTTATTTTAATTAGCAATACGCTATATAAGGACATGTATGAAAGTTGTTATTCCTGTTGCTGGATTAGGTACACGGATGCTGCCAGCAACCAAGGCTATTCCTAAAGAAATGTTGCCATTGGTGGATAAACCCCTTATTCAGTACATTGTTGATGAATGTGTTAGTGCTGGCGTGAAAGAAATTGTGTTGGTAACCCATGCCAGTAAAAATGCGATTGAAAACCATTTTGATAAATCTTACGAGCTTGAATCAACCCTAGAGAAGCGGGTTAAGCGTCAGTTGTTACATGAAGTGCAGTCAATTTGTCCTAGAAACGTGACCATTATGCATGTGCGTCAAGGTGAGGCTAAAGGCCTAGGACATGCTATTTTGTGTGCTAAACCGTGTATTGGCGACAACCCGTTTGCGGTTGTGTTACCGGATGTGATTTTAGATTCGTATTCAGCTGATCAACGCACTGAAAACCTTGCGTCTATGTTAATTCGTTACCGCGAAACACTGGCCAGCCAAATTATGGTAGCGCCAGTACCGGATGATCAGGTTAATAAGTACGGTATTGCCGATTGTGGCGGCGAAAAGATTAACCCTGGTGATTCAACTAAAATATTCAACATGGTTGAAAAGCCTGAACTTGGCACAGCACCGTCAAATTTAGCGGTTGTTGGCCGTTATGTGTTGTCTGAAAAAATTTGGGACTTACTGGCTAAAACGCCTCCTGGTGCAGGTGATGAAATTCAGTTAACCGATGCCATTGATATGCTAATTGCCACAGAAACGGTTGAAGCATTCAATATGACAGGTAAGTCACATGACTGTGGCGATAAACTTGGCTATATGAAAGCCTTTGTTGAATACGGCATACGCGACCCTAAACTGGGCAGCGCATTTAAAAATGAACTCGCTGGTTTATTAGAAGAGTACCGATAACTCCTTTTATATTTAACTTAATCGGCTGATGCATCTGTAATCGATGCATTGGCCTTTTTTATGGTGACAACTGCAACAGCAACTTTAGTCTTTGCGATAGTGTCAGTCATCACTTTGTGTTAACCATTCTAGGTATACATCTAGCTACGCATCGATTGATTCATTTCTCTGTCACTTCAACTATCACTTCCACTATCACTTCAACTATCACTATCCTCCTGAAAAATTCGCCAATAATTATTTTATTCAATACGGTTAATGCTAATACTTTGAAAATACAGTCCCTGCTATGACGGGTTTGTTTACGTTGCTCTACTTTTGTCTTATAGACCTATTGCTAATGTTTCCTTGTTGTTAATTAAGACATATTGCATAGGATTAAAACAATAATTTGGAGAGCATGGATGAAACACTTAAAACTGGCTGCATTGATTTCTGGGGCAATGCTAGCTATGGCAGGCACGGCGCAAGCTAATACCGACATGACGTTTGGTGGCTATATTAAAGCTGATGTGATGTTCAGTGACTATGGCAATGGCGCACCTGAGTCGGGCAACTTATCGCGCCAATTTTATGTACCTGGCACTATTTACGGTAAAGAAGGCAGTGGTGAGCAGGTTGTTGACTTTCAAGCACGTGAAACTCGCTTCAATTTTAAAACCGTTACTGATATGGAAGGGGGTCACTCTTTAACAGGATTTATCGAATTAGACTTTATGACCCATACCGACGGTAATGAGCGTGTATCCAACAGCTATTCGCCGCGGATTCGTCATGCCTTTGTCAGCTATGACAATTG
This window contains:
- the galU gene encoding UTP--glucose-1-phosphate uridylyltransferase GalU; translation: MKVVIPVAGLGTRMLPATKAIPKEMLPLVDKPLIQYIVDECVSAGVKEIVLVTHASKNAIENHFDKSYELESTLEKRVKRQLLHEVQSICPRNVTIMHVRQGEAKGLGHAILCAKPCIGDNPFAVVLPDVILDSYSADQRTENLASMLIRYRETLASQIMVAPVPDDQVNKYGIADCGGEKINPGDSTKIFNMVEKPELGTAPSNLAVVGRYVLSEKIWDLLAKTPPGAGDEIQLTDAIDMLIATETVEAFNMTGKSHDCGDKLGYMKAFVEYGIRDPKLGSAFKNELAGLLEEYR
- a CDS encoding O-antigen ligase family protein — translated: MKHSLLGNSFFIVALCLLIIWIPIPLASNRIWAWSIFEFYIISLSIVHLAFCVVRKQPLFTQSWQKYALLPIGLLLLFTFLQWTGFVTGIDTVDGFQTFQQLIKTLCFGLFVYLLAVHCQSAKLLRWVCIAIIVSGCIQAFYGSVLNLLDLPKSPIFGISDGDRARGSFVYQNHFANFLALSISIAFGWLISELATTRSSQFDFRAFMLGVFETLISSKIILRLAIVIMIIGLILSRSRMGNAGFFTALITVALLALIIYRNPPKMLKPLVISIFILDLIIVGSIFGVEKVKQRIEDTSFAAETRDDVVRDSIPIIEQHWLTGNGAGSFYTVFPQYQTVPYSGFYDHAHNDYVQFAVEYGVVITASLGLWIIYCLWLACRTMYLRNNKLYKGIAFGCAMAIVHMMIHCTVDFNLQSPANTLLFLTILTLCWLVRYLPTERPSDLSSKLQ